The Rickettsia endosymbiont of Cantharis rufa genome segment TAGTTAAGGAGTTATGGCAAGAATAGATGTTAAGTGTAGATCAAGAATAGATGTTAAGTGTAGATATTATAACGACACAGAAAAAGTAGTAAAGGCGGGATATTCAATTTCAAAACAACAGAGATATCAATGCAAGCAGTGTAATCGATATTTTTAACTGTAATATATTAATAATGCCTCTAAGCCTGGAGTCAAGGCTCAGATAGTAGATATGTCAATCAATGGCTCTGGAGTTAGGGATACAGTAAGAGTATTAAAAGTGGGTATCAATACGGTTATCCGTGTTTTAAAAAAATCTAGCGTTAAAAAAGATAAATCATTCTATCAATACGATAGAAGTAATTATTGCTCCTGAAATAGATGAACAATGGCCTTATGTACAGAATAAATCCAAACAAAGATGGCTTTGGTATTCTTTGGATAAGATTTTGTTAAAAGTAGTTGCTTATACTTTTGGTACAAGATGTGATAGCACATCAGAATCATTACTGAAAAAAACCGGAGGATTTTAAGGTTACTTTTTACTTTACAGATGGATGGGGAAGTTATGCTAGGTTATTAGATCCCAAAAAACACATTGTTAGTAAAAAATATACTCAACGGATAGAACGGGGTAACTTAAATCTTAGAACAAGATGCAAAAGACTGACACGTAAAACAATTTGTTTTTCCAAGTCATTGGATATTCATGATAAAGTCATCGGAACTCTTATTGAACGTATAGCCTTTTAATATCCACATCTGTAAAATGGAGGTGCGACCCTGTTTTTTTACCTGGAAGTACCATTGTTGTTTTTCCCGAATGCTTATTAGTAATATTAATAGGATTATGTTTTGCATTATATATCTTGGGATGGGTAGCTAGCTCTTTTATTGGAGTTGCCACTTTTCCGGTAAATAAATTTTTTTCGATGATTCTTTCAATTATCGGTTTTGAGCCAGGGCTGTCAAAAGTTATAGATTTATTAAAATGTAAGTTGCAAGAATGTATTTTCACTGAGGTTAAATCTGCAATTATTGCTCCAAGTGAATGACCGCTAGTATTAAAACTATATTCTGTGGCTTTACTTAAGCCGCTTAATTTGTCAATTACTTCACCAACAAAATCCTGAAGTGGAGTTAGTTTAGTAGGTAAGTAGCGAAAAGCGATAAGCACATCGTCTAATAAATCATATATATTAAATTTGTGCCGGCACTAGCAATATGAACCTCTTTAGTTTCTTTATTTATAAATGCGACGGCTTTATAACCATATTGAGTAGTGCTGACATAATCACATGAAGCAGCTAGTATTTCCTAGCCGCTATCTGTTAATTGTGCATTGATTTTTGATGTTTCTAGATTATAAATATTTAAATCATCTGTTTTATATGCTAGGTCTAAACCTATATAAGCAAGTTTTTTAGTGCTAATATGTTTAGAATTTTTGTGCTTAGACATATCCACTTCTTTTTTAATCTGTAACCATATTTTATGGTAATTTGAAATAAAAGTCAATCAACAAGCTAATATTTATTAGGATATAGAATATGAGTTTATTTTAAAATATTCTACAGGGGAAATTTATAGAGTTGGCTTAAAGTAAAAAACCCAACTATTTATCAACAATTGAGGGTAATTTAGATTGCAATTAAAATATAGAAGTTTACTTTCCTATTAGAGATACTTCTACCCAGTCGCCTTCAATATCTTCTGACTTTAGGTTAGGTTCTTCTATCACTTCCGGAGTTGTATTTGAAATAGTATCAATAGTGTCTTTTCAAACTTCTGAAATGGTATTAGCTCCACTGCGTGCTAGTCTAGCAATACCGAAAACAACATACTCTAACATATTATCGGTATTACATTATTATTTATATTGCCTATTTGCTCAACTTCTGTAGCACAAGATTGTAAGCTGTCATATCCCCAATGATACATATTTATTCCGACCATACTAGGATATTCCTCTTCAAAATAAGTGTCTAATAAAAATAAATCTTTACCATGACCTGGAATGTCTTTAAGTTTTTGAGTATATTTGTTATTTTCTAATATTTGTTCTTTCCAATCAGCTATGGATAAAACAGCACTATCTTTTAGATCAGCAAAATTCTTTAGCTTATGATTATTTATTCCTTCAACCATTTTATTAATGCCTAGATATTCTGCGGCTTTGTAAGCGGCAGAGCCAGCCATATTATATAAATATGTTCCCCATCCTTCTGCCTTTGATGATCCGGACTCCTCTATATTAGTTATTTTCGGTAAAACTAAGTTTATTTTACCGGCATGATTATTGGTAGTATTAATAATATTAGGTTTTGCATTATATACTTCAGAATGGTTAGCAAGTTCCTCTATCGAAGTTGTCACTTTTTCGGTAAATAAATCCTGATCAATAGCATATCTAATTACTTCTGCTGAACCTGGACTGTCAAAAGTAGTAGATTTATTAAAATTTAAATTACGGGAATGTAATTCTACGCCGGTTAAATCCGCAACTATTGCTCCAAGTGAATGGCCACTAGTATTAAAAATATATTCTGCAGCTTTCTCGCTACCGCCTATTTTCTGGATTATTTCGTTAATAAACTCTTTAACTGGTACTAGTTTGCTAGGAGCATAATGGAAAGTAATACGTATATCATCCAATATATCATTAATATCCGCTTTTGTGCCGGCACTAGCAATATGAATTTCTTTATTGTCTTTATTTATAAACGCAACGGCCTTGTAACCATATTGAGCTGTACTTGCATTCTCACAAGAAGCTGCGAGTATTTCAAAGCCACTACCTACTAAGTGACGACCATCAGTCATTAATGCTTCTGCAAGATATCGATTTGTATCATCTGTCTTATATGCAAGATTTACTCCTAAATGAGCAAACTCCTTATTGCTTATATTATTTGCAGGAATTTCTGCTATATGTAAATACTCGAACTCTTTCATTTGTATTTTCCAATGCTAATTTATTTGTAATTACCATAAAATACGGAATTTTTTAACAAATGTCAAGTATTAATATTAATAGTTGTTAATGATTGACTAATTACCTCTTTAATTTTTATTTAATGACATCCTTTGCTCTCTTTTCAAAAGCTACAATCATTTTTTCGGTTGCTTTGGTAAAATAAGTGCCAATTAACTTATCTTGTATTACGGACTTCATCTTAAAATTAATAAGGAATTTTAATTCAGTTCCTACTGCACACGGAACAAATTGCCAAGTGCTTTTTAGGTATTCAAAGGGTCCTGAAATAGCTATTGTATTAATCAAATATATTCCATCATCTGTTATTGTATTTATAACTCGTGAGTTATATTTTTCTGAGAAGCCTTTTAACTGAATTACTAGCTCGGCAACGGTCTCATAGTTATCTTCTGAAATAATTCTAGAAGCAGAGCACCAAGGCAAGAATTTAGGATAAGACTTTACATCACACACCAAATCAAATAATTCTTGCGGTTTGTAAGGTAAAATTTTTGTTTGTTGGTAGCAAGACATTAGAAATCCGTGACTTTACCTTTATGCTGCCAATCGCCGTATCTTGTCGGTTCTAGACCTTTAACACCACCAATCTCTTCCCGCGTTTCTTTTTCTTTTGGCAAATTTTCTTCTTCTGATATATTATTATCTTTTTTATCGTCCATAATTAATACTCATGAAATTTAATCGTATTTATATTAATAGTCGTTTAGGTGAAAATAGCAAGATAGAATTAACAAGCGATCATATTCACTATATTAAAACGGTGCTACGTCTTAAAGTAAATGATGCCTTACGTATCTTTAACGACATAGACGGAGAATTTTTAGCACAAATTACCGATATAGGTAAAAATAATCTAGCGGTTAAGATTAAAGAACAGCTAAAAAGGCCTTATACGGAATCTGCTTTAACTCTTGCTATTGCTATAATAAAGCAGAATAAATTAATGCTTACAATAAATATGGCTACGCAGCTCGGTGTAACTAAAATTATTCCGTTAATCACAGAGCGATGCCAATTTAGATCGATAAATATTGAACGTTTAACGAAGTGTACTATTGAAGCGACGGAGCAATCAGAACGTCTTACCCCACCGATAATTGAGCAAGCTATTAAACTGCAGGATTATCTTAAAAAAAATAATAATTTTATGTTATATGCTAATGAACATGAAAAAGAAGAAGACTCTATATTACAAATTTCATCATCACTTAGTAATGTGTACTCTTGCGAAATGAAGAGGGATTATACGAAGATCAACTTGGAAAAGAGCAAAGAGTCTGTAAGCCGAGAAGCGGAGCGTATATTAAACGTTCAGCATCCAAGGACTTACAAAGACGACGTAGCCAATTTTTCAAGTTCATCGAGTATAACTATTGTTATTGGACCGGAGGGCGGCTTTACTAATGATGAGCTTGAACTTCTGGCCTCGCATAAGAATACAAAATCTATAAGTTTAGGAAGTAATATACTGCGAGCTGAAACAGCAGCAATAACTGCTATAGCACAAGTGAAGTTGTTGCGATATCATTGTGAGTAGGTATTGCCCGCGTGAACACCTGAGCCGTCATTGCAAGGAGATGCGGAGCATCGACGTGGCAATCTTAGGAATTTGGCACGAGATTGTTTCGTCGAATTATTACGGTAATTCTTCTCGCAATGACGAAAAAACCGATCCACGCAACAACGCCTCCTCGCAATGGCAAAAAGGGATTTTACCTCGCTTTCTCTATTCCTGGCTTGCAGAATAATTTACCTAAACAAAGAAAGGAATAAACCCCGCAAAATCCTATAATTATGTAAAGTATTGTAGCAATAATTGGAAATGAACCAAGTAAAAGTGTAACTAAATTGAAGTTAAACAATCCAACTAAACCCCAATTTATAGCACCTATAGAAGATAGTAAATGTATAGTAGTAATAAGCGGATTATTAGAAGTGTTTATTAGCATACTAAACCTTTTGTTAAATTATTTACTTATGGTAAAATAATAATTTCGTATTTTAAGTCTTATGTCTACTAAATTTTCATAACATGCAGCAAAAAGCAGTAAAATATTAAAATTAAATTTCAAAGTGAGTCTGCGGAGCGTATATAAATACGTGAGCATAGACGAGTCTTACAAAAATTTAGTGTCAATACTTTACCGGTTGAAGCCGTATTAATCTTTTTTAAAAGTTTGGTATATTACGGGTATAACAAAAATTGTAAATATAGTACCGATGCTTAATCCTCCAACTATTACAAAACCGATAGAATTACGAGCAGCAGCACCGGCGCCGCTTGCAAAGATTAGAGGTAGAGCCCCGACTACGGCGGCAAGAGTAGTCATAAGAATTGGACGCAAGCGGAGTTTTGAGGATTCTATTATAGCCTCTCTAACATTTACTCCTTTCTCTCTTAATTGGTTAGCAAATTCTACTAACATAATAGAATTTTTGGTAATTAATCCAATTAAAGTAATAAGTCCAATATTGCTATACATATTAAGGCTGTTGCCGGCAAGCCAGAGAGCAAGTACGCCGCCGGTTATTGAGAAAGGTACGGCAAGTAATATTAATAAAGGGTCAGTAAAACTTTCAAATTGAGCTGCAAGCACTAAATAGATAAATATAAGAGCAAATCCAAATGTTATAAGCATATTACTGTCTGCCTCTCTCATTTGTTTAATTTCTCCGATATATTCAAGCATAGTATTACTAGGATCAAGTAATTTAACGGATATTTTATTAATTTCATCAATTGCGTCATCAATTTTTCTATCAGGAGCGAGATCGGAAGAAATAGTAACGGATTTTGAATTGTTATAATGGCTATATGATTTTACGGATATTGTTTCCTTAATGCTAGCTATCGACTCAAGCGGTAACATATTATTATTTGCTCTAATTAAAATTTTACTAAAGTCGCTAATATCTTTTCGCTCTTTTTGATTAGATTGTAATATAACATCGTATAAATCATTGCCCATTCTAAAATCACCGATTTGTTGACCTGCGAGTAAATATTGTATTGTTCTACCGATATTTGCCAAATTCATCCCATATAAATAAGCCTTATCACGATTAATTTCTATACTTATAGTTGGCATCGCCGATTGTAAATTTCTATTGACGTTTAAGAAAATAGAGTTTGTTTTCATTATATCGATAAATTGCTGTGATATTTTATCTAGATCATCGTACTCAAGGTTTGTTTGAATAGTGAACTCGATAGGGCTACCGGCATTCCCGCTAACCATTGAACGTGGATCCATAGCGAAAATCGACATACCTGGTATTTCGGAAAATTGCTTATTTAGCATATTCTTAATAGTTTCTTGGGAACGAGAACGCTCACCCCAGTCTTTTAACGGAATGAATCCAAAAACATTATCGCTACCGCCTGCACCTATTACCATCAGATAACCTAATATATCTTTATAATTAGCAAGGATTTTTTCTGCCTCCTTCACTACTTTAGTAGAAGATTCTAAACTAGAACCTTCCGGCCCTTTAAAAGAAACTTGCAAAAATCCATCATCTTCTTGTGGTACAAAAACTTTTTGAGTAAATTTAAAGCTGACTATCAGTACTATAAATGATGCAGCAATAATGAGAGTAAACTTCTTTTTATTGTCAAAAGTTAGCTTTAGGTAGTAAATATATTTATTTTGAATAAATTGTAGAATATCATTAAACTTTACTAAGAATTTTGGTAAGTCCGTATTATGTTTTGTGACCATACGACTCGACATCATGGGAGTCAAAGTTAAAGCAACAAATCCTGAAAACAAAACACAAAATGCTAAAGTCCAGGCAAATTCAATAAATAATTTGCCTATAAAGCCTTCTATAAAACCGACAGGTAAAAATACGGCAGCAAGCGTAATAGTCATAGCAATGATTGCAAAACCGATTTCTTTGGAAGCAAGCAAAGCTGCTTCCATGGGTTTATGCCCCATTTCATTATATCTAAAAATATTTTCAAGCATAACTATTGCATCGTCGACGACTAAACCGATAGCAAGTATCATAGCAAGGAGCGTAAATATATTAATAGAAAAGCCGAAAGCATACATCACGCTAAAAGTACCAATCAACGATACCGGAATCGTTATAAACGGAATCAAGGTGATTTTAGCTGATGCAAGAAATAAATAAGTGACTAAAACTACTAATATTAAAGCTTCGAAAATTGTTTGAAATACTGCATAAATTGATGCTTTTACCGGCGTTGCTCCATCGTATGCGATACCCATGCTTACTCCACTCGGCATTGATTCTTTAATTCTTTCTAATTCTTTAGCTACTTCATTTGATAAATCGATGACGTTGGCTTTTGATTCTTTTATAAGACCAAGAGCAATAGAACTTTTGCCGTTATATCTAAAAATTATATCTTCATCGGGAGAAGTTAAAGATACTTTCGCTATGTCTCGTAATTTTAGTATACTGCCGTTTTGTGTTTTTAGAATAATATTGCCAAATTCTTCTGGTGTAGATAAAGAGCCTTCAAGAGTTACTATAAAATTATTAATTCCGGTTTTAATTGTACCTGCCGGATAATCTTTATTTTGTTCTTTTATTGCGGATTCAATCTCCAATAAAGAAATTTTATGCTGATATAATTTTTTAGAGTCTGGTTCTATTCTCATTATATATTCCCTGCCACCGTAAATTTGCGACTGTCCAACCGACTCAAGTTTATCCAATGGTGTTTGTAGACTATCTTCAACAATTTTTGTTAACTCCAAATCGTTATATTGGTCGCTTTCAACACTTATGAAGAGGCTCGGAAAACTATCGGCATCAAGTTTTGCAACCGATGGGGCCTTCATATCTTGTGGAAACATGTAAGTAATATCCGATATTTTAGAGCGAACATCGTTTAATGCTATTTCAATATCGGTAGATAATAGAAACGATAAAGTAATACTACTTTCGCCGGTGGAACTTTGAGAAGTTATATAATCTAAATTTTTAACCGTCTTTAAAGTTTTTTCTATACGTGTTGTTATTTCTTTTTCCATATATAAAGCATCGGCACCTGCATAATGAGCATTGACATTTATTATAGGAACTGAAATATCCGGAGTTCCTCTAATTTGTAGTTTAGTAAAAAAAATTGCTCCAAGAGCTACGATAACCAAACTCAAAACCGTAGCAAAGACAGGACGCTTAATACAAATTTCAGATAATAACATAATATTTAATGGGTGTTTTTTAAAAATTTTATTCTAAATTAACGTGAATAGCGAATTATTATATAATCCTCTATTCGGTTAGAAATATTTAATATAAAAAAGTATATATTATTTTTTATTAAAAAACTTATAATTTTTTACAGGGTAGGAAATTAATTTTTGTAATTTACTACTGACAATAAATTAGGGTTTTAATGATAAATTTTCACTTTAATTACTTGATTAAGATAGTTTTAACAGTATAACTGATGTAAAATGGCTACATTTTTCTATAAATTAGTATAATAACGTATATACTTTAAACTTTGTAAATAACTGGCATTTGCAGTATTTGGGTAGTTTGTTATAATTAACTCACATAAAAAATATATTGATGCATATTATTGTCAGTTGTATATATTGTTTTATAAAAAAACATCAATACATATTAACCCATTAAAGGAGAGTTGATTTTATTATGAGTACACATAACAAACAAGAATCAAAAAAAATGAATAAAACCGAATTTATAGCATTTATGACCGACCATGGTCATAATCATAAACATGCTTCACATAAATCATTAACAAAAGCTGATGCCGAGAAAGCACTTAATTTAGTTCTTGATAGTGTGATTAGTGCTATAAATAGTCACCATAATATTAATATAACAGGTTTCGGTTCATTTGAAATACATCATAGAAAAGCACGTGAGGGTCGTAATCCAAAAACCGGAGCAAAAATGAAGATAGATGCTTACAATCAACCTACTTTTAGAGCAGGAAGAAAAATGAAAGAAGCTTGTAATTAATGATAAGGAAGTAACTTATAGTACTGATAATTCTCGAACCCCGCTACAAGCTTGCGGGGCGACACTAGAAAAACCGGCTCATGCAACAATGCTTTGCAAAAGCCGGAATGATATATAATGCTTCTTAAGTAGAATTTATAACGATATTACAACCATTGATAATCGAAAATCTAGAGTTTAACTTAAAACATAACAAGTTATATAACAGCTGGCTTATTGAAGCTGAAAATATAAGACAGGCTTTAAGAGATTTAGAAGATTTTATATATTTAAAGCTTTTTAAGAATAATATTCCTCTCATAAACAATCCTGATTATCATTTTATCGCTAGGGAAACTCCAAGTACATCTAATGTTAAAAATATTTCTATAGAGCAAATAAGAAAGTTACAAGATTTTTTAAGTAAGACTTCTGCAATTTCAGGTTATAAAATTGCCGTAATTTATTCGGCGGATCTTATGAATTTGAATGCGGCTAATTCTTGCTTAAAAATTCTTGAAGATGCGCCAAAGAATAGTTATATTTTTTTAATTACTTCAAGAGCTGCAAGTATTATTTCTACAATTAGATCAAGATGTTTTAAAATTAATGTTAGATCATCTATCCACCATACTAAAAACGAATTATATTCCGAGTTTATTCAGCCGATAGCAGATAATGAAACGTTAGATTTTATTAATCGTTTTACTACTAAAGACCGAGAATTATGGCTAGATTTTATTGATAATATATTATTATTAATGAATAGAATCCTTAAAAAATCTGCTAACATTAATATTGAACTCCTAGATTTGGAAAATAAGATTTTTAATAAACTACCGAATAAGCATCCTTCATATTTACTGCAAAAATTTATCGACATAAAAAAGTTAATATATAATACCATTGATTATGATTTAGACTTAAAAACAAGTTATATATTAGTGGTGAATGAGTTCTCTAGTAATTAGACCTACTTGGAAATTTTACTTCTAGGAGTAATTTGTACGTCGATCCTAACCCCTAATCCTCACGTATGTTTAAGCTCGTTGCGGTTCGAGGTGAAGTGTCTCCTTCAAATTCCTCCCTATAAGCGACTTTCCGAATAGGTCTATTGAATCCGATACTATCCTACATGTTATCCATAAAACAGAGGTTGCTTAAAAACAGTTTATCTGAGGTTTCGATGTCATTCCCGCGAAAGCGGGAATCCGGGAAAAAAGCATAAATACAGCAAATTTTTAAAATTAAAAGCTCGATTTATCTCGCTTTACCCTGGTTTCCACTTTCGTGGGAATGACATCAAAAAACTAAATTACACCATGAACCAACTGTTTCCAGGCAATGCCCATAAAACCATAAAATATTATTGTTGCTAAAACATATTGGGCAAAATATATTAGGACTTTATAAATTAAATTACTTACATGTTTAAAACTTTAACACAAAATTTAACGAAGATTTTTGATAGACTAGTCAGCTCAGGAATTTTAACGGAAGCTCAAATAGATGCTACTATGAGGGATATAAGAGTAGCTCTTTTGGAGTCGGATGTAGCATTGCCGGTGATAAAAAATTTTATAGCAGAAGCTAAACAAAAAGCTTTAGGGCAGGAGGTTATTAAGTCTGTTTCACCTGGACAGATGATAATTAAAATTATTCATGAAGAGATGATAAATCTCCTAGCTTCGAGTGAAAGCGATACAAAGTTAAATTTAAATTCAAAGCCGCCGGTAAATTTATTAATGGTAGGTCTGCAAGGTAGCGGTAAAACTACGGCGAGTGGAAAGATTGCTTTACGTCTTAAGAATCAAAATAAAAGGCCTCTACTTGTATCTCTTGATACTTATAGACCCGCAGCACAAGAGCAGCTAGCGATACTTGCAAGTTCAGTGAGTATTGATTCATTACCGATTGTTAAAGGTGAGAAACCTCTTGATATTGTCAAAAGAGCTATCGCTGAAGCTAAGCTCTCTGCTTATGACGTTGTAATTTATGATACGGCAGGTCGTACACAAATTGATAAAGAGATGATGAATGAGGCCCTTGCAATAAAAAAGATAGTAGAACCTACGGAAACTTTATTAGTAATTGACAGTATGACAGGGCAGGATGCAGTAGTTACGGCAAGTAGCTTTAATGAGGAGTTAGAAATTTCAGGATTAATTTTATCTAGAATTGACGGTGATTCTAAGGGTGGTGCGGCACTTAGTGTAAAATATATTACTAAAAAGCCGATTAAATTTTTAAGTAGTGGTGAAAAGCTAACTGATTTAGAGGAATTCAATGCTGAACGTTTAGCTTCTCGAATACTCGATATGGGCGATATTATCTCCTTTGTTGAAAAAGCCGCCAGTATAGTTGATAGAGAAGAAGCCGAAAAAACGGCATCTAAATTAAAAAAAGGTAAATTTGATCTAAATGATTATATGCAGCAAATGAGAAGCATAAAAAAAATGGGGGGATTTGGAGGTATACTTAGTATGTTACCGGGAAGCGGTAAAATTATGGATCAAATAGATCAATCAAAATTAAATAGTAAAATACTTGAACATCAAGAGGCAATTATTTTATCTATGACGCTGAAAGAGCGTAAAAACCCCGATATGATTAATGCCTCTCGTAGAAAACGTATAGCTGCTGGAGCAGGGACCACGGTACAAAAAGTAAATATTTTGCTAAAGCAACATAGACAAATAAGCGAGATGATGAAAAAAGCAAGTAAAATGAATCCTAAAAATCTATTACGTAGCGGAATTGGAAAGTTGTTTTCGTAAAATGGCATTATTGTCTAGGTTTAAGCGGCTTTATATGTCATTCCCGCGAAAGCGGGAATCCAGTATAACCATATAAAAAAAACAAGTTTTTATATTGTTATATAATCAATTATGTAACTCTGTAGCAATAGCAATATTGAAGTTATTTTTCTGGATTCCCGCCTGCGCGGGAATGACAGGGGTGGCCGCGCCCCCGTATTGCAGCTTAGCATGAATAGTCTATAATCCTCAAACAGTAATAAAAGAGAATTATAGTTAAGGAGTTATGGCAAGAATAGATGTTAAGTGTAGATCAAGAATAGATGTTAAGTGTAGATATTATAACGACACAGAAAAAGTAGTAAAGGCGGGATATTCAATTTCAAAACAACAGAGATATCAATGCAAGCAGTGTAATCGATATTTTTAACTGTAATATATTAATAATGCCTCTAAGCCTGGAGTCAAGGCTCAGATAGTAGATATGTCAATCAATGGCTCTGGAGTTAGGGATACAGTAAGAGTATTAAAAGTGGGTATCAATACGGTTATCCGTGTTTTAAAAAAATCTAGCGTTAAAAAAGATAAATCATTCTATCAATACGATAGAAGTAATTATTGCTCCTGAAATAGATGAACAATGGTCTTATGTACAGAATAAATCCAAACAAAGATGGCTTTGATATTCTTTGGATAAGATTTTGTTAAAAGTAGTTGCTTATACTTTTGGTACAAGATGTGATAGCACATCAGAATCATTACTGAAAAAAACTGGAGGATTTTAAGGTTACTTTTTACTTTACAGATGGATAGGGAAGTTATGCTAGGTTATTAGATCCCAAAAAACACATTGTTAGTAAAAAATATACTCAACGGATAGAACGGGGTAACTTAAATCTTAGAACAAGATGCAAAAGACTGACACGTAAAACAATTTGTTTTTCCAAGTCATTGGATATTCATGATAAAGTCATCGGAACTCTTATTGAACGTATAGCATTTAATATCCACATCTGTAAAATGGAGGTGCGACCCGAAAATTAATTAGATTTTTGAAAGAATAGCTACTCCTATTTCAAAAAAATTTTATAATTTGCAGCAAAAAGTAATTTAATTAGATTTAAAATTTATTTTGTTAACAGTCACATATAAAATATAATTAATATAGCTTGAAAAAATACTTCTAACAGGCTATATTTTATTATATAAATACATATAGGTTTGTTTATGATCGATTATACAAAAACTTTAACAACAGCCTCAAAAAATAAAACTTTTGATGAAGGCTTAAAAAAATACATGCTTAAAGTATATAATTATATGGCTTTAGCACTTTTATTAACCGGCGTAGCAGCCGTAACGACTATATCAGTTGAACCGCTATATAACTTAATGTTTCAAACCGGCTTTGGCACTATTATAATGTTTGCACCGCTTGGTATTGCTTTATATTTCTTTATGGGCTTCGGACGCATGAGCTTACAAACAGCTCAAGTATTATTTTGGGTTTATG includes the following:
- a CDS encoding 16S rRNA (uracil(1498)-N(3))-methyltransferase codes for the protein MKFNRIYINSRLGENSKIELTSDHIHYIKTVLRLKVNDALRIFNDIDGEFLAQITDIGKNNLAVKIKEQLKRPYTESALTLAIAIIKQNKLMLTINMATQLGVTKIIPLITERCQFRSINIERLTKCTIEATEQSERLTPPIIEQAIKLQDYLKKNNNFMLYANEHEKEEDSILQISSSLSNVYSCEMKRDYTKINLEKSKESVSREAERILNVQHPRTYKDDVANFSSSSSITIVIGPEGGFTNDELELLASHKNTKSISLGSNILRAETAAITAIAQVKLLRYHCE
- a CDS encoding DUF378 domain-containing protein; this translates as MLINTSNNPLITTIHLLSSIGAINWGLVGLFNFNLVTLLLGSFPIIATILYIIIGFCGVYSFLCLGKLFCKPGIEKAR
- a CDS encoding DNA polymerase III subunit delta' (catalyzes the DNA-template-directed extension of the 3'-end of a DNA strand; the delta' subunit seems to interact with the gamma subunit to transfer the beta subunit on the DNA); the encoded protein is MIIENLEFNLKHNKLYNSWLIEAENIRQALRDLEDFIYLKLFKNNIPLINNPDYHFIARETPSTSNVKNISIEQIRKLQDFLSKTSAISGYKIAVIYSADLMNLNAANSCLKILEDAPKNSYIFLITSRAASIISTIRSRCFKINVRSSIHHTKNELYSEFIQPIADNETLDFINRFTTKDRELWLDFIDNILLLMNRILKKSANINIELLDLENKIFNKLPNKHPSYLLQKFIDIKKLIYNTIDYDLDLKTSYILVVNEFSSN
- a CDS encoding IS1-like element transposase gives rise to the protein MSINGSGVRDTVRVLKVGINTVIRVLKKSSVKKDKSFYQYDRSNYCS
- a CDS encoding type II toxin-antitoxin system RatA family toxin, translated to MSCYQQTKILPYKPQELFDLVCDVKSYPKFLPWCSASRIISEDNYETVAELVIQLKGFSEKYNSRVINTITDDGIYLINTIAISGPFEYLKSTWQFVPCAVGTELKFLINFKMKSVIQDKLIGTYFTKATEKMIVAFEKRAKDVIK
- a CDS encoding efflux RND transporter permease subunit, which codes for MLLSEICIKRPVFATVLSLVIVALGAIFFTKLQIRGTPDISVPIINVNAHYAGADALYMEKEITTRIEKTLKTVKNLDYITSQSSTGESSITLSFLLSTDIEIALNDVRSKISDITYMFPQDMKAPSVAKLDADSFPSLFISVESDQYNDLELTKIVEDSLQTPLDKLESVGQSQIYGGREYIMRIEPDSKKLYQHKISLLEIESAIKEQNKDYPAGTIKTGINNFIVTLEGSLSTPEEFGNIILKTQNGSILKLRDIAKVSLTSPDEDIIFRYNGKSSIALGLIKESKANVIDLSNEVAKELERIKESMPSGVSMGIAYDGATPVKASIYAVFQTIFEALILVVLVTYLFLASAKITLIPFITIPVSLIGTFSVMYAFGFSINIFTLLAMILAIGLVVDDAIVMLENIFRYNEMGHKPMEAALLASKEIGFAIIAMTITLAAVFLPVGFIEGFIGKLFIEFAWTLAFCVLFSGFVALTLTPMMSSRMVTKHNTDLPKFLVKFNDILQFIQNKYIYYLKLTFDNKKKFTLIIAASFIVLIVSFKFTQKVFVPQEDDGFLQVSFKGPEGSSLESSTKVVKEAEKILANYKDILGYLMVIGAGGSDNVFGFIPLKDWGERSRSQETIKNMLNKQFSEIPGMSIFAMDPRSMVSGNAGSPIEFTIQTNLEYDDLDKISQQFIDIMKTNSIFLNVNRNLQSAMPTISIEINRDKAYLYGMNLANIGRTIQYLLAGQQIGDFRMGNDLYDVILQSNQKERKDISDFSKILIRANNNMLPLESIASIKETISVKSYSHYNNSKSVTISSDLAPDRKIDDAIDEINKISVKLLDPSNTMLEYIGEIKQMREADSNMLITFGFALIFIYLVLAAQFESFTDPLLILLAVPFSITGGVLALWLAGNSLNMYSNIGLITLIGLITKNSIMLVEFANQLREKGVNVREAIIESSKLRLRPILMTTLAAVVGALPLIFASGAGAAARNSIGFVIVGGLSIGTIFTIFVIPVIYQTFKKD
- a CDS encoding IS1 family transposase; translation: MDEQWPYVQNKSKQRWLWYSLDKILLKVVAYTFGTRCDSTSESLLKKTGGF
- a CDS encoding HU family DNA-binding protein; translation: MSTHNKQESKKMNKTEFIAFMTDHGHNHKHASHKSLTKADAEKALNLVLDSVISAINSHHNINITGFGSFEIHHRKAREGRNPKTGAKMKIDAYNQPTFRAGRKMKEACN